One window of the Alligator mississippiensis isolate rAllMis1 chromosome 5, rAllMis1, whole genome shotgun sequence genome contains the following:
- the LOC102574679 gene encoding urotensin-2 receptor — MGTPSNLSAPSNGSLEVGEAPGDSGVGAATLGAALSLLCAVGVAGNVYTLAVARAAGSSLHTHIVNLALADLLYLGTAPFIVHTGLAKDWQFGEAGCRLLLGLDLLTMHASSFLLALLSTERYQAVAQPFRAAHRSHQCRYALAAASWAAATVLALPMMLMVRLEERTGTNGRTRYLCTPAWQEEHYRAYLTVLFGTSMVGPGLVIGCLYGRLARTYWLSQTRGMLAGAGARRAPEPRVFLLILAIVLAFWACFLPFWLWQLVPLYSPGTATQLLPTTEISINHLVTCLTYSNSCINPFLYTLLTRSYRQRRRAQGLRGLPPHQPATRV; from the coding sequence atgggGACCCCCTCCAACCTGTCAGCCCCTTCCAATGGGTCACTGGAGGTGGGTGAGGCCCCAGGGGACTCAGGAGTGGGAGCGGCCACACTGGGGGCAGCACTAAGCcttctgtgtgctgtgggggtggcagggaatgTGTACACATTGGCCGTGGCACGAGCAGCAGGATCTTCACTGCACACCCATATCGTCAACCTGGCACTGGCTGACCTGCTGTACCTGGGCACTGCACCCTTCATTGTGCACACTGGCCTGGCGAAGGACTGGCAGTTCGGGGAAGCTGGCTGCCGCCTACTGCTGGGCCTGGATCTACTCACTATGCACGCCAGCAGCTTCCTACTTGCCCTCCTCAGCACTGAGCGCTACCAGGCTGTGGCCCAGCCTTTCCGTGCAGCCCACCGCTCCCACCAGTGCCGCTACGCCTTGGCTGCTGCCTCTTGGGCTGCTGCCACAGTGCTGGCACTGCCCATGATGCTCATGGTGCGCCTGGAGGAGAGGACAGGCACAAATGGGCGGACACGGTACCTGTGCACACCAGCCTGGCAAGAGGAGCACTACCGTGCCTACCTGACCGTGCTCTTCGGCACCAGCATGGTAGGCCCTGGCCTGGTCATTGGCTGCCTCTACGGGCGCCTGGCACGCACATACTGGCTCTCGCAGACTCGTGGtatgctggctggagcaggtgcccGCCGAGCCCCCGAGCCCCGTGTTTTCCTGCTCATCCTGGCCATTGTACTGGCCTTCTgggcctgcttcctgcccttctgGCTTTGGCAGCTGGTGCCACTGTACAGCCCGGGCACAGCCACCCAACTGCTGCCCACCACTGAGATCAGCATCAACCACTTGGTCACCTGCCTCACCTACAGCAACAGCTGCATCAACCCCTTCCTCTACACCCTGCTCACTCGCAGCTACCGCCAGCGCCGCCGGGCACAGGGCCTGAGGGGGCTACCACCACACCAGCCGGCCACCAGGGTCTGA